In the Piscinibacter sp. XHJ-5 genome, one interval contains:
- the nadD gene encoding nicotinate-nucleotide adenylyltransferase, which produces MKRIGLYGGSFDPVHRAHLALARTALEHLMLDELRWIPVGDAWQKPRELTPAADRAAMVALAIEDEPRFVLERCELERQGPSYMIDTVRELKAAHPSPALWFLVVGQDQYGQLHTWRDWRELAAEVSFAVAAREGVEPTPGDALADHPHHAVTLPLPRIDVSSSDVRRRVAAREGITDMVPPPVASYIDRHHLYRGHPGS; this is translated from the coding sequence TGAAAAGGATCGGCCTGTACGGCGGGAGCTTCGATCCCGTGCATCGCGCGCACCTGGCGCTCGCCCGCACGGCGCTGGAGCACCTCATGCTCGACGAGCTGCGCTGGATCCCCGTCGGCGATGCGTGGCAGAAGCCGCGCGAGCTGACGCCGGCTGCGGACCGGGCCGCGATGGTGGCGCTGGCCATCGAGGACGAGCCGCGGTTCGTGCTGGAGCGCTGCGAGCTCGAACGCCAGGGCCCGAGCTACATGATCGACACCGTGCGCGAGCTGAAGGCGGCACACCCTTCGCCCGCGTTGTGGTTTCTCGTCGTAGGCCAGGACCAATACGGGCAGCTGCACACCTGGCGCGACTGGCGCGAGCTGGCCGCCGAGGTGTCCTTCGCCGTCGCTGCGCGCGAGGGCGTGGAGCCGACACCCGGCGACGCGCTGGCCGATCATCCGCACCATGCGGTGACGCTGCCGCTGCCGCGCATCGACGTGTCGTCGTCGGACGTGCGCCGGCGCGTGGCCGCGCGCGAGGGCATCACCGACATGGTGCCTCCCCCAGTCGCGAGCTATATTGACCGACACCACCTGTACCGAGGGCATCCCGGGAGCTGA
- the rsfS gene encoding ribosome silencing factor, with product MDIRKLQRAIVDGLEDVKGQNIVVFNTEHLSPLFERVVIASGTSNRQTKALASSVRDAVKSRGFPVMRTEGEDNGEWIIVDCGAAVVHVMQPAIRTYYHLEEIWGDKPVKLKLDDKPVSLVKASNDAGPARKASAKKAAPAKKAAAKKVPAKKTAAKKAVTRTVGVKSAAAKKAAPARKAPAKKTATRS from the coding sequence ATGGACATCCGCAAACTGCAACGCGCCATCGTCGATGGTCTGGAAGACGTGAAGGGCCAGAACATCGTGGTCTTCAACACCGAGCACCTGTCGCCGCTCTTCGAGCGCGTGGTCATCGCCTCGGGCACCAGCAACCGGCAGACCAAGGCCCTGGCGTCGAGCGTGCGCGACGCCGTGAAGTCCAGGGGCTTTCCCGTGATGCGCACCGAGGGCGAGGACAACGGCGAGTGGATCATCGTGGACTGCGGCGCCGCCGTCGTGCATGTGATGCAGCCGGCCATCCGCACCTACTACCACCTCGAGGAGATCTGGGGCGACAAGCCGGTCAAGCTCAAGCTCGACGACAAGCCGGTCAGCCTGGTCAAGGCATCCAACGACGCCGGGCCCGCCAGGAAGGCCTCCGCGAAGAAGGCGGCGCCGGCGAAGAAGGCCGCGGCCAAGAAGGTGCCGGCCAAGAAGACAGCGGCGAAAAAGGCGGTGACGCGCACGGTGGGTGTGAAGAGCGCAGCGGCGAAGAAGGCCGCGCCGGCCAGGAAAGCCCCGGCGAAGAAGACCGCGACGCGCTCGTGA
- the rlmH gene encoding 23S rRNA (pseudouridine(1915)-N(3))-methyltransferase RlmH encodes MKLVLVAVGQRQPAWADTAYDDFAKRFPPELRLELKAVKTEARGSRTAEQLMAAEAARLASAVPKGARRVVLDEHGTRVTTLQLAERLQAWMNDGRDVALLVGGPDGLDAALKASADETLRLSDLTLPHAFVRVLLAEALYRAWTVMVHHPYHRE; translated from the coding sequence GTGAAGCTGGTGCTGGTCGCCGTTGGACAACGCCAACCAGCCTGGGCCGACACCGCCTACGACGATTTCGCCAAGCGCTTCCCGCCCGAGCTCAGGCTCGAGCTGAAGGCGGTGAAAACCGAAGCGCGCGGCTCCAGGACCGCCGAGCAGCTCATGGCCGCCGAAGCGGCTCGCCTCGCGTCCGCCGTGCCGAAAGGGGCGCGTCGCGTCGTGCTCGACGAGCACGGCACGCGCGTCACGACGCTGCAGCTGGCCGAACGCTTGCAGGCGTGGATGAACGACGGCCGCGACGTCGCGCTCCTGGTGGGCGGACCCGACGGCCTCGACGCGGCGCTGAAGGCCTCGGCCGACGAGACGCTGCGCCTGTCGGATCTCACGCTGCCGCATGCGTTCGTGCGCGTGCTGCTCGCCGAGGCGCTGTACCGCGCATGGACCGTGATGGTCCATCACCCGTACCACCGCGAGTGA
- a CDS encoding Maf family protein: protein MSAAHDFVYLASQSPRRRQLLEQLGVRHELLLPGPDEDAEALEAEIRGEAPVAYVERVTRAKLLAARRRLAARGLPPAPILCSDTTVALGRRLLGKPADAADAHATLALLSGRTHRVITAVAVAWGRQDALAINISRVQFDAVSERDIAHYVATGEPFGKAGAYAIQSAAAAWIRHIEGSYSGIMGLPLYETAQLLRQARVRF from the coding sequence ATGAGCGCTGCCCACGATTTCGTCTATCTCGCCTCGCAGAGCCCGCGCCGGCGCCAGCTGCTGGAGCAGCTGGGCGTACGGCACGAGCTGCTGCTGCCGGGTCCCGACGAGGACGCCGAAGCGCTGGAGGCCGAGATCCGGGGCGAGGCGCCCGTCGCCTACGTCGAGCGGGTGACTCGCGCCAAGCTGTTGGCGGCGCGCCGCAGGCTCGCCGCGCGCGGCCTGCCGCCCGCGCCCATCCTGTGCTCCGACACCACCGTTGCGCTGGGGCGCCGCCTGCTCGGCAAGCCGGCCGATGCTGCCGATGCACACGCCACGCTGGCCTTGCTGTCGGGCCGCACGCACCGCGTCATCACCGCGGTGGCGGTCGCCTGGGGCCGGCAGGACGCGCTCGCGATCAACATCTCGCGCGTGCAGTTCGACGCCGTGAGCGAGCGCGACATCGCGCACTATGTCGCCACCGGCGAGCCCTTCGGCAAGGCCGGTGCCTACGCCATACAGAGTGCCGCGGCCGCGTGGATCCGGCATATCGAGGGCAGCTACTCCGGTATCATGGGTTTGCCCTTGTACGAGACGGCACAACTGCTGAGACAAGCGCGCGTCAGGTTCTGA
- the rng gene encoding ribonuclease G — MQDILINWAPQETRVAVVENGAVQELHVERTLERGLVGNIYAGRVARVLPGMQSAFIDIGLERAAFLHVADVHANGGTPRNDHAPGTAPPTPIERLVFEGQTLTVQVIKDPIGTKGARLSTQISIAGRLLVFLPQDDHIGISQKIGSPELREQLRTRMQALVGKSEDGGGGGFILRTNAEEATDAELADDIAYLRKTWAAIRERSFKSPAGTLLHQDLSLTERVLRDLAHDDTQSIRIDSKMQFDALKAFGEQFTPTSVSKLELYKGERPIFDLYNIDEEITKALARRVDLKSGGYLIIDQTEALTTIDVNTGGYVGARNFDDTIFKTNLEAAGAIARQLRLRNLGGIIIVDFIDMTREEHQNAVLAEFRKQLARDRTKITVSGFTQLGLVEMTRKRTRESLAHMLCEPCPTCEGKGQVKTPRSVCYDILREILREARQFNPKEFRVIAAPSVVEMLLDEESQHLAGLSDFIGKPISLQAEAMGSPEQYDIVLM; from the coding sequence ATGCAAGACATCCTCATCAACTGGGCCCCTCAGGAAACACGCGTGGCGGTGGTCGAGAATGGCGCCGTGCAGGAGCTCCACGTCGAGCGAACGCTCGAGCGCGGCCTGGTCGGCAACATCTACGCTGGCCGCGTCGCGAGGGTGCTGCCCGGCATGCAATCGGCCTTCATCGACATCGGACTCGAACGCGCGGCCTTCCTGCACGTGGCCGACGTTCATGCCAACGGAGGCACGCCGCGCAACGACCATGCGCCGGGCACCGCGCCGCCGACGCCGATCGAGCGCCTCGTCTTCGAAGGGCAGACGCTGACGGTGCAGGTGATCAAGGATCCCATCGGCACCAAGGGCGCCCGGCTGTCCACGCAGATCAGCATCGCCGGCCGGCTGCTCGTGTTCCTGCCGCAGGACGACCACATCGGCATCTCGCAGAAGATCGGATCGCCCGAGCTGCGCGAGCAGCTTCGCACGCGCATGCAGGCGCTGGTGGGCAAGTCCGAAGACGGCGGAGGCGGCGGCTTCATCCTGCGCACCAATGCCGAGGAAGCGACCGATGCGGAGCTGGCCGACGACATCGCCTACCTGCGCAAGACCTGGGCCGCGATCCGCGAGCGCAGCTTCAAGTCGCCCGCCGGAACGCTGCTGCACCAGGACCTGAGCCTCACCGAGCGCGTGCTGCGAGACCTCGCGCACGACGACACGCAATCCATCCGCATCGACTCGAAGATGCAGTTCGATGCGCTCAAGGCCTTCGGCGAGCAGTTCACGCCCACGTCGGTGAGCAAGCTGGAGCTGTACAAGGGCGAGCGGCCGATCTTCGACCTGTACAACATCGACGAGGAGATCACCAAGGCCCTCGCGCGGCGCGTCGATCTCAAGTCGGGCGGTTACCTGATCATCGACCAGACCGAGGCGCTGACGACCATCGACGTCAACACCGGCGGCTACGTCGGCGCGCGAAACTTCGACGACACCATCTTCAAGACCAACCTGGAGGCGGCTGGAGCGATCGCGCGCCAGCTGCGGCTGCGCAACCTCGGCGGCATCATCATCGTCGACTTCATCGACATGACGCGCGAAGAGCACCAGAACGCCGTGCTCGCCGAATTCCGCAAGCAGCTCGCGCGCGACCGGACCAAGATCACCGTGAGCGGCTTCACCCAGCTCGGTCTGGTCGAGATGACGCGCAAGCGCACACGTGAATCGCTGGCCCACATGCTGTGCGAGCCGTGTCCCACCTGCGAAGGCAAGGGGCAGGTGAAGACGCCGCGCAGCGTCTGCTACGACATCCTGCGCGAGATCCTGCGCGAGGCGAGGCAGTTCAACCCCAAGGAATTCCGCGTCATCGCCGCGCCGTCGGTGGTGGAGATGCTGCTCGACGAGGAGAGCCAGCATCTGGCCGGCCTGTCCGACTTCATCGGCAAGCCGATCTCGCTGCAGGCCGAGGCGATGGGGTCTCCGGAGCAATACGACATCGTGCTGATGTGA
- a CDS encoding glycosyltransferase family 9 protein: protein MKVLDPRAEFRRILVICTRQIGDVLLTTPLIRAAKRRWPAAQIDVLGFAGTLGMLKGNPDVHELIEVPGGSGWMQSKALIQRLWRRYDLSLVAQHSDRAHLYGWIAARVRSGQVPDEGRAWWKRALLDHAVVLRGNQTHVVIDKLKLLSPWTHPAEAEVVAPAGAEVPPGVAEQLRAPYVVLQVPSLVRYKQWPLPHYAELARGLAGDGFQVLLTGGPSEADRKAVAEVARLAAQAQILPLAGLLDFAQLTTLLRGASLYVGPDTSVTHLAAACDVPVVALYGPIDPRVWGPWPGRGPLELPYRQRALSQRSGKVILLQGTPSCVPCNGAGCDRHNDSRSECLETMDPQRVLAEARAALGQGAHPPAR, encoded by the coding sequence GTGAAGGTCCTGGACCCGCGCGCCGAGTTCCGGCGCATCCTCGTGATCTGCACCCGGCAGATCGGTGACGTGCTGCTGACCACCCCGCTGATCCGCGCCGCCAAGCGGCGCTGGCCCGCTGCGCAGATCGACGTGCTGGGTTTCGCCGGCACGCTCGGCATGCTGAAGGGCAACCCCGATGTGCACGAGCTCATCGAGGTGCCCGGCGGCAGCGGATGGATGCAGTCCAAGGCGCTCATCCAGCGCCTGTGGCGACGCTACGACCTCTCGCTGGTTGCCCAGCACAGCGACCGGGCGCACCTGTACGGCTGGATCGCGGCGCGTGTGCGCAGCGGCCAGGTGCCCGACGAGGGCCGTGCATGGTGGAAGCGGGCGCTGCTCGACCATGCCGTCGTGCTGCGAGGCAACCAGACTCACGTCGTCATCGACAAGCTGAAGCTGCTTTCACCGTGGACGCATCCGGCCGAGGCCGAGGTCGTCGCGCCGGCCGGGGCCGAGGTGCCGCCGGGCGTGGCCGAGCAGCTGCGCGCGCCCTACGTCGTGCTGCAGGTGCCCTCGCTGGTCCGCTACAAGCAGTGGCCGCTGCCGCACTACGCCGAGCTGGCCAGGGGCCTGGCCGGCGACGGCTTCCAGGTCCTGCTGACCGGCGGGCCGTCCGAAGCCGATCGCAAGGCGGTCGCCGAGGTCGCGCGTCTGGCTGCGCAGGCGCAGATACTGCCGCTCGCCGGCCTGCTCGATTTCGCGCAGCTCACCACCTTGCTGCGCGGCGCGTCGCTCTACGTGGGGCCGGACACCTCGGTGACCCACCTCGCCGCCGCCTGCGACGTGCCCGTGGTGGCGCTGTACGGGCCCATCGACCCTCGCGTCTGGGGGCCGTGGCCCGGCCGCGGGCCGCTGGAGCTGCCGTATCGGCAGCGGGCCTTGTCGCAGCGCAGCGGCAAGGTGATCCTGCTGCAGGGCACGCCGTCGTGCGTGCCCTGCAATGGCGCGGGGTGCGACCGACACAACGACAGCCGCAGCGAGTGCCTGGAGACGATGGACCCGCAGCGGGTGCTCGCCGAAGCACGAGCGGCCCTGGGACAGGGCGCGCACCCGCCAGCCCGCTGA
- a CDS encoding glycosyltransferase produces MTPRITLAVLAYRQAAFIDDAVKSALAQTGEPIEILLSDDASPDSTHEQMRSLATGYAGPHEVVVRRNPANLGIGAHFNEVVRAARGELIVMMAGDDLSLPDRVARVAAAWDASQQRLDLIASHLIDMDHEGRDVGIVEVDDLAQWRSLQDWAQHRPYIVGAAHAFTRRTFQRFGPLGPKVAHEDQVNLLRALCGGGAATLPVPLVRYRQGGVSDRMRAFTAEHFVARMRRSNATHVALHEQWLADARSVGEEALVENAIRREYGRELFLQALLAAPDLTGRWRATRRHRDVALGWRLRKFASLGMPAVAARIRAMQAASRTMRHGEGR; encoded by the coding sequence ATGACGCCGCGAATCACGCTGGCGGTGCTGGCCTATCGGCAGGCGGCCTTCATCGACGACGCCGTGAAGAGCGCACTCGCGCAGACCGGCGAGCCCATCGAGATCCTGCTGTCGGACGACGCATCGCCGGACAGCACGCACGAGCAGATGCGCTCGCTGGCGACCGGGTACGCGGGACCGCACGAGGTCGTCGTGCGCCGAAATCCCGCCAACCTCGGCATCGGGGCCCACTTCAACGAAGTGGTGCGCGCGGCCCGCGGCGAGCTCATCGTGATGATGGCGGGCGACGACCTGTCGCTGCCCGATCGGGTGGCGCGTGTCGCCGCGGCCTGGGATGCTTCGCAGCAGCGGCTCGACCTCATCGCGAGTCACCTGATCGACATGGACCACGAAGGCCGCGATGTCGGCATCGTCGAGGTGGACGATCTGGCGCAGTGGCGCTCGCTCCAGGACTGGGCGCAGCATCGGCCCTACATCGTCGGCGCGGCCCACGCGTTCACGCGCCGCACCTTCCAGCGCTTCGGGCCATTGGGTCCCAAGGTCGCGCACGAGGACCAGGTCAACTTGCTGCGCGCGTTGTGCGGCGGCGGGGCCGCCACACTGCCGGTGCCGCTCGTTCGCTATCGCCAGGGCGGCGTGTCCGACCGCATGCGCGCCTTCACGGCCGAGCACTTCGTTGCCCGCATGCGGCGCTCCAATGCCACGCACGTCGCGCTGCATGAGCAGTGGCTGGCGGACGCGCGAAGCGTGGGCGAGGAAGCACTGGTCGAGAACGCCATCCGGCGCGAATACGGGCGCGAACTCTTCCTGCAGGCGCTGCTGGCGGCACCCGATCTCACCGGTCGCTGGCGCGCCACGCGCCGCCATCGCGACGTGGCGCTCGGCTGGCGGCTGCGCAAGTTCGCCTCGCTGGGCATGCCGGCGGTGGCTGCCCGCATCCGGGCGATGCAGGCCGCATCGAGGACGATGCGACACGGCGAAGGCCGCTGA